From the genome of Acidobacteriota bacterium:
CCAATATATTAACAATATCGACACCATCCTCAGGCGACCCGCCGCTTCGTCGAGCCCGGTCCTCTACTGCCTTTGTTGATGCTCGATGCAGAATCTCCGGAGACAGCAGATAATTCTCAAGCTCCTTGCGACCGTGAAAATGGGCAAATTCTATTTCTTCCTCTAGTTGGCCCTTGAGCCGAGTCAACTCTTCCTCACAGCGATAATCTCTATCGAAGATCGCGACGATGCTCAACTCTGCCCCTAGGGTACTCTTGAATCCCCACGCGAAGGCCTTGATTTTAGTCCACGAATCGAAACCCCCTAGTGCAATTGCCGTCAGCCCACTACCGGCCGCCAATTCATCAAAACCAAGAATCTTTGCAAATCTCCTTATTGTCTTGTAGTCATGCAAACTCTCCACAAACAGAATGCGCCGATTTCTTGCCAACTCCGTGAGTGTCAGATTCTGAATCGAACCGATATTGTCGAGCGCTTGCTGAACCCCTTCAATATCCCGCAAGCGACGTGCTGATTGTAGAGCCTTGTCTACCAGCAATATCTCGCTGGGATCCGCCTCGCTCAGGATTTCCACTGAATGAGTCGCAAGCACGATATCGGGACGAACCTCTCTGAGAATTCCCAACAGTTGCCTTTGCACTTCAGGGTGCAAATAGACTTCTGGCTCGTCAACGACTAGCAGATCCGATCCGGCACATCGCGAAATGTGCGTAAGCAGTTGGCACCAGATTTGAAACCCCAAGCCGGACCAATAGAGTTCTCGGTCAATTCGGTTCTCCGAAACGAACATAGTCAACTGATCTCGTAACGGGTCGAGTCGTTCAGGCTGCTGAATGGACATGCCGGGCCATGTGTTTTCCACAAGGCGCCGAAAGTCGTCGAAGCCATCTGGGTTTTTCCTCCAGTAGTTCCTAAAATGACGGCTGGCGGCCGGTGTACCAGCGGCGCGTCTCACAGTCTCGTCGGTGACGACGGACTCATGCTGTTCAATGGGACCGAGCACTGGAATAGTCTGGACCACTTCGGGAAATGCCTTCCGAAAGGCAGCCGGCGTGGTCGGTGGTCGTTGCGCTGTTTCCCATGACATCTTCACGCCTCCTTCCACTGGAAAGAGCAGGTGAATTTTGTTTCCGCGGGAGTAGCGTACTTCAATACGACTATCCGACTTCGTGTAGCCCGAGTGTACGTTCTCAAGGGAGATCGGCACCATGTTCTCGGGTATGTTGTGACCCCAGGAAACCGTGCCTGTAGGCGTCTTTACCAGTGAGGCTTTGCGAGAACGTGCTCGTCGTAACGACTGTTCAAGAACCCGAAATGCGCTCAGAACTGTGGACTTTCCGCTGTTGTTGGGTCCGACGAGCACGTTCATGCGCTGCAGGGATACGGAGTAGTTCCGCAGTGCCTTGAAGTTCTTGAACTTAACGGACGTTATGGACATGGCACAATGTGCAGCGCGCTCGCGCTCTCGCAACAATCGCCGACGGCGTTCCAGTGGAATCTCCGCGGGCACTGTGCGGTCCCCTTTGGCCGACGAGCGCCCTCAGAAAACCCCGCCTCCTGCGCCTAGACCGCGTTACCCAACTCTTTCGCCCGAATGTCGGGCACGTCGGCATGTCTACAGGACAACCGGCCCTCCTTCACGGACGGCTCGGTCAACGATTCGACCTCGCCTCCAGCGTGCGAGCGACGTCTACTCAGGAACCAGAAACCCCGCCACGGCGCTGTTACGATCCGTTCCACATGATATTCGGGCCGTTCCCACCCAGGAACCGGCACGGTTTGATTCCGACCGTCGCTGCGACGGTCTCCCTCCCACACCCGGCGTGTTCTCGTGCCTGTCGCAACAGAATGGGCCGCAACATCGTCTGCACGCGACCGTCCACTCACGCCCGCCCGTCCGGCTCCTCAGGGTCGTCGCGCCTATCACGCGCGGGGGTCCCGCAATCCTCGCGATCGGACCCTATGATCTCACCCTCGGAATCCGACCCGTCGCCCGTGGCGTTCACACCGTCGAGCTTGTCGTCCATAGCGAGGGGATCGATCTCCGGCAGCCCGGCTGCAACATCGCGAACGTCGAGTTTGCCAGTAACAACATCAGCGAACAGACGTGTGCGGTAGTCCGTCACCAGTTGGATTCCACGACGCGCAACCTCCGCGGCCATAGCCAGAGCCGCCAATCGCTCCTTGATGTACTGCGAGATGTGCCTTTGTTCATCCAGGTGCGGCACCGGCAGCCAAAGCCCCCGAACGTCTTCGCCATTAACCTTGAACGTCCCAACCGCTGTGTGTGCTACTGCCTCGATCTGGCTCCGAACGACTCCAGAATTGAGTACAGCCACGACAAACCGCGGAAGCGCCGTGCGAGTGAGTCGGACCCGCATCAGCAGGTCGGGATAGACCCACTCTTCCATTGCTCGGTCGACCAAACCAGCCCGACCGACCAGCCGAAGGTTTCCGTTGCCTCTCACGAGCAAGATGTCGTCGGCGACCAGCCCATAGACGCCTCTCCGGATGCCCGGATCAAGCGCTACCATCTTGACGTCTGCCTCGTGCACATCAACGACACCATCCCGGATGGCAGAGATCGCAAAGGATCGAACAGTGCCGTCCTCGACTGCTCGCGGAGAGATCCCGTTCTTGGGCCCCTCTCCGATCAGTCGGGAGAACCTGATGGCTTCCCAATGCTCAGGCATCTCCGCTAGCCACTCTACGCCAGCGTTCTTGTACGACGAGTACGGTCGCTCGGTGCGAACGTCGATCCGACCGGTTACAGCCTCGTGGATACTGGCCTGCTTCTGTTCCTCCAGCAGCGCGATCAGTTTCTCCTTGGCGCGGATGTAGCGCCGGATACGACGGTCGATGTGGTCGAGGAAGCGGACGATGGCGGCTTGTTCAGCGGGCGGAGGAACCGAGAACCACGCGGACTTGATTCCGTTGTGCGTAAGGCCGTACCTAGTCACGCCATTGGCACGTACATGAAACTGATACGCAACCGCCGAGCTCTGTGCCGCTCGAAACAGGAAACCACCGCTGACACAGTCTGAAAGGGGCCGAAGCAACGCAAGGTGGTAGCCACAAATCGTGTCATCTGTGGCTCCCTCGACAAGGGCTGGCACGCCTATGTCGTTCCACGCCTCCGAGTCCTTCGTGATGAGGACGTCACCGGCGCGTAGCCGAAACTTCTCGATCTCTTCCGACGCTGCCGTCGCAACCATGAGCCGCATTCCCGTCCGGATCCGGCCAGCCTTGTAGACATCCACGTAGTTACAGAGCCGTACTGGCCGTTCACCTTCCCTTGAGTGCTTGTCGACGCTGCTGACTCGCATCTCGGCGATCGTGCGAAGCCGCCGCACCTCCCAATGCGCCGGTACTGCTCCGAGCCACTCCACGCCGGAGTCCTTGTACCTCGAATACGGCTTGAGCTTGGCGGCGGTCACATCAACCGAAGAGGGTGTCGCGTACGGCCTGCTTGGGCAGGCCGAGGAATGCCGCCACATCGGCAGTGATTGCGTCTAGCGTACCGATCCGCACGTCCCGGTGCCGCGGTACGGTCACCTGATGCCGATCGCCTCCCGTCGTCAGGGTCATTGTCATGTGGCTGCCCCGAGTCCGGGTTACGCGGTAACCGTAGTGGCGGGCGAGCCGCCGGGCGACCTCGGTGCCCGAGAGGTCGCGGGGCAGCTTCATACCGCGATGGCCTCCTCCCGAACGAGATGCAATCGGATTACGCGCGGCACCTCGTCCTCATCGAAGTGACAGCGCACGGCGTCTCGCGCCATCTCCTTCAGATCGTCCCAGTTCTCGCCCTGCGTGTAGATGCTGTAGCCGAGCGCCCTGGCATCGTACCCGCCTTCGACAGCTTCCGTGACCTCGAAGATGATCTCCGCTGGCCGCGCCCGCGACTCCGCCGATGGATTGTCAGTCATTGGCCACTCCGTTGCGCTCGTCATCGCTCCGAGACCGGTTCGCGGTAGCCCAGGATCTCTGCCAACAGCCCCTCGTTCTGTTGCTCCAGGGCCATGATATCCGCGCGGATCTCGGTCAGCGTCCGCATTGGCTTCGGCTTGTAGAAATACCGCGTGAAGCTGATCTCGTAGCCGACCTTCACGTTGTCGGGTCGATACCAGGCGTCGGCGGCGTACGGCAGAACCTCACGCCGCAGGAACGCCTCGATGCCGCCTTCCTCCTGTAGCGGGATCTGCTCCGTGTCGCGCAGGTCGGTGTCCGGTTCGTACTCCACGACCGCGGACCGACCGTCGATGGTAGCCGGGCATAGGCCGCGGAGCGGGTCGGCCTGTGTGCCGCGCTTGTGGATCTTCCTGATGATCGCCGGGGCGTCCTCGCTCCGCTTGCGGTGCTCCTTCAGTTCCCTGATCTCGGCCGCCGTGTAGGCCCGGTTCGGATCGGCGCCGTTGATGCGCAGGGGCCTCTCCACCGTCACCTTCCAGTAGCCGAAGGCAGCGTTGTCGAAGATCTTGCTCTCCTCGGTCTCTTCGAAGGCGAGGTGCGTGTCACAGATGCGGGCGATGTCGTCGTCGCCCAGTTCGCAGTTCTTCTTGCCGAGGTTCTTGCGGAGCGGCCGGTGCCACTTCGTGGCGTCGATCAACTGCACCTTGCCCCGGCGGTGCGCGGCCTTGCGGTTGGTGAGCACCCAGACGTAGGTGGCGATACCGGTGTTGTAGAACATGTTGAGCGGGAGAGCGACGATTGCCTCTAGCCAGTCGTTCTCGATGATCCAGCGGCGGATGTTGCTCTCGCCCTGGCCGGCGTCACCGGTGAACAGCGAGCTGCCGTTGTGGACCTCGGCGATGCGGCTGCCGAGCGGCGTGTCCTGCTTCATCTTCGAGAGCTTGTTGGCGAGGAAGAGCATCTGGCCGTCGCTGGAGCGGGTGACCAGGGAGTACTCGGGATCGCCCGCGTGCTCGATGACGAAGCGCGGGTCGCGCATGTCCTTCTTGCCGCCCATGCGCTCTAGGTCAGTCTTCCAGCTCTTGCCGTAGGGCGGGTTCGAGAGCATGAAGTCGAACTCGCGCGACGGGAAGGCATCGTTCGCGAGCGTGGAATGCTCCGGTCCGCCGACGATGTTGTCGGCCGCCTCGCCCTCGCCCTTCAGCAGCAGGTCGGCCTTGCAGATGGCATAGGTTTCGGCGTTGATCTCCTGGCCGTACAGGTGCGTGGCAACGTCCTTGCCGTGCTCGGCCCCGATCTGCCGCAACGTCTCCTCGGCCACGGTAAGCATGCCGCCGGTGCCACAGGCGCCGTCGTAGAGCAGGTAGGTGGCGGACTTGATCTCCTCAGCGACGGGCAGGAAGACGAGCTTCGCCATCAGCCGCACGGCGTCGCGCGGTGTCCAGTGCTCGCCGGCTTCCTCGTTGTTCTCCTCGTTGAAGCGGCGGACCAACTCCTCGAAGATCGAGCCCACGGCGTGGTTGTCGAGGCCAGGATGCCGGACTGAGCCATCGGCGTTCATCACCGGTTTCGGACTGAGGTTGATCTCGGGTGAGGTAAGCCTCTCAATCAACGTGCCCAAGGCGTCGGCCTTCGAGAGCCGCGGAATCTGGTTACGGAACTCGAAGTTGTCGAGGATGTCCTGCACGTTGGGCGAGAACCCGTCGAGGTAGGCGCGGAAATCGGCCTCGAGCTGCTGGCGACTGGCACGGGCACGCAGGTCCCGTAGCGTGAACGGCGACGTGTTGTAGAACGCCTGCCCCGCCGCCTCACGCAGGGAAGACTTCTGCTCGATGATGCCGTGCTCATCGAGCACGGCCTTCATGTCGAGCACGGCCTGTTTGCCGTCTTCCAGAACAGCGTCCAACCGGCGCAGCACCGTCATCGGCAGGATGACGTCGCGGTACTTGCCGCGAACGTAGAGGTCGCGCAGCACGTCGTCGGCGATGCCCCAGATGAAGTTGGCAATCCAGTGCAGGTCGTGATTGCTCACCGGACGTTTCCTCTGCTCCGCTCCTCCCAGACGTACCGGCAACTCGGCATCGGCTGGCGGCGGCGCTCTTCACGCGTTCCGTACTTTCCGGCCTTCCGCCAGCCCGGAAGTGTAACGGAGCGTAGCGCACCAACATTCAGCGACCGGCACCCGGCGATGTACTGGTCAGGCTCTCGGCCACGTGGTCGATGTAGACGCGGCTGCCCCGCGGCACCGCCTTGGGCAGTCGCAACCCTCCCACTCGGGAGCTGCGGCGGCCAGCGAATTGAGGTTCAAGGCCCTCGGTCTGCTCCCTTCGTTGTAGAGTGCCGGACCTTGACGAACCGTGGGCTGCTACCGCCACTCGACGTACAGGATGGGTATTCCGTTCTCGATTCGTAAGAACACGAAGCTCAACCGGTTAGACCGTCGGACCTCCGGAGCCGTTCTGGATTCATTTGACATTCCAGAAGTCCTGGCATCCATGGCGAAATCGAGAATCCCATGGGTCCAAGACGGTCACAAGACTCTGCACTTCTGGGTTGCCACTGACAACACATCGCCCGACCGCGTGAGCGCCGCGGCAGGATGGCGTCACCGCCGCCACTTGGCATCCGCTGACCGTCTTAGCTCAGGCGCCGATTCCCCCAACCTTCCAGCCGCCACCCGGCGACGGCGCGCGTAGCTTCCCGAACGCAGACCTCCGAACACCGCCCCTCTGCAGCCAAAGGCCCCGTCCCCTCGGTGCCGCCGCTTCAGCCGTCGTTCGCCGCCGTACACGTCGACCGCGCCCGTGGTTATCGGCTATAATGTCAATCAAGGTCAACTCGCTGTAGGCTGGCCGCCTGCACGAATACTACGATCTCGATCCCTCGCCCGCACGGCCGTACGAGTCTGAGGGTCACAACCGCTCGGGAATCCGGGAGGCATGATGAGCTACAAAGTGATCATTGATGGCAAGCGCTACGAATTCCAGGATCCCGTGCCGACCGGCCGACAGCTCCTCGACTGTGCCGACAAGCATCCTGCCGAAGAGTACCGCGTACTCGTGATGGGGCCGCGCCGCCAACTTGAAGACATCGACTTGGAGGAAACCACCGATCTGCGCGAGCCTGGCCGCGAAGTCTTCTTCACATTCAAGAGCGACCGATCGTTCAACTTCATGCTCGACGGCCGTCGCCAGCCTTGGGGCAACGATACGATTACGGAGACTATCCTGCTCCAGATTGCTGGCCTTGGCGGCAATCATCGTGTCTGGCAAGAACATAAGAACGAGCCGGACAAGCTGCTCGATCGCGGCGAAACCGCAACCCTGAGCGGCGAAGGGGTAGAACGTTTCTTCACCGGCGAGCGTGAATCGACAGCTGGCTCCACCATTATTCCCGCGCCCGACCGTCGCTACCTTGAGGACCACGGCTTGCAACCAGACGCGATCATCGAAAACAACCAGAAGGGTCTGGTGTTCCCTTCGTACCCACTGCCCAATGGCAAATTCAATCGACCTCAAACCGATATTCTGATCCTCCTTCCCGCCGGATACCCCGACGCGCCACCAGACATGTTCTTTTGTAACCCACCAATCCTCTTGGCGGACGGTTCCGCGGCCGCCAGCACCGACGTCCAGTTCCCATTTCACGGCCGTCTCTGGCAGCGCTGGAGTCGGCACAATTCAGCTTGGCGCCCCGGCATCGACGGAATCCATACGATGCTTCAGCGCGTGAATGCCGCGCTTCAAAGTGCCACGCGATGAGCTTGTGCGCGGTCACTCTACTCGACGACCACGCCGCCCAACTCCGGCAGCTAGTACTACCGAAGCACGGCCGAGAAGGCGCCGCCTACGTGCTTTTTCGCCGCGTCCGCGCGACAGATGCCTGGGAGAGCGTGCCCCTCATCCGATATCTCTCCCGAGAAGTCGTGCCTCTCGATTCTCAAGGCATCCTATCATCTTCGCGGAACCACGTTACTACCGACAACGATGGGTACGTGCGGCTTCTTCAACGCGCCGCCCAAACTGATTGCGCTCCAGGCTTCGTGCACGGTCACCCTAGTGGCTTCGACCGCTTCTCCCAGCGCGACGACGCCAACGAGGCTGCGCTGACGCAACTCGCACAGAATCGCAATGGAGAAGATGTCCATCTTGTTAGCCTTGTCTTCGCTGGCGACACCGTGCCCTTCGGGCGGGTGTGGACGACTCCGGACTCTAACACCACTTTCGACGCGATAAGCACTGTCGGTCAGCAAATCCGCCTCCACGCTCGCTGCCCCGATATTTCCCGCGCTGCGTTCCACCGCCAAGAGCTCGCATTCGGCCCGGCCCTTACCCGAACGCTCGCCTCTCTAAGAGTTGGTGTTGTCGGCTGCGGAGCAACTGGTACGGCCACCGTAATGCTACTCGCGCGACTTGGCGTACGGCGGCTCCTGTTGATTGATAACGACACCGTAGAAACGACCAACCTCAATCGGCTGTTGGCGGCGTCAGCGTCGGATGTAGGCGAACCGAAGATAGACGTTACACGTGCGATGGTTGAGAGAATGGACCTGGGTGTCGCGGTGCAAACCTACAAGGGGTGGGTGGGTGACGCGGCCGTCCGCGACCGCTTGAAGTCGTGCGATGTCTTGTTCGGCTGCACCGACGACCATGACGGGAGGGCGCTACTAAATCGCTTTGCATACTTCTACCTCGTACCCGTCTTTGACATGGGAATCCGCATCAACGTCGCACCAGACCGCGCCGCAGTTACACACGCCGATGCTCGGGTCACAGTACTCATTCCTGGTGCACGGTGCCTATTGTGTCATGGAGTGGTCAACCCGGTACAAGCACGCGAAGACGACCTCCTCCGACGCGATCCAGAAGAATATGCGCGACGCCGAGCCGAAGGCGAAGCCTACATCCGGGGCGGCGGCGTCCCAAACCCTGCCGTCGTCACCTTCACGACCGGTGTTGCCTGCATGGCCGTGGATGAGTTTGTTCACCGCCTCACTAACTACCGCCACAGCGGTCCTATTGACCATAGAGTATCCAAGTATCATCTTTCCGACGAACGGCGTCCGGGAGCGGACTCAGGCCCTTGCCCCATTTGCCTCGACTCTGAGTATTGGGGCCTCGGCGACACGGAACCCTTCCTAGATCGAGTGGGCTAGCATGTTCAGGGGTCTGTTGCTGCGCGCCCTCGTTCGGCTCCGCCTCGTCGAAGAACCGGCGTTCCGCATAACGGTGCAGGATACCCATCCAAGGCCAGAACAACTTGCCGCAGATAGCATTGTGCTTGTACGGGGCACCAGCGGCGATAAGTGGACCTGTTTTCAATGTCCTGGCGGTTGCGGCCAGAAAATCATGCTCCCCGCTGACACCTGGCACACGGGCACCGACTGGCTCGGCCGACCGCGAATCGAGCCGTCGATCCGACAACTCAACGACTGCGGTTGCCACTTCTGGATACGGCGAGGCAAGGCGTACTGGTGCCGTGATTCTGGTACATTCCCGAGTCCTTAGCCCGGCCGCACTGTATTTCTCTTGGCCCTCACCTAACTTGCGTTCTTTAAGAACCCACTGGCTCTCGCCGTGCCGTCGATCTCAACTCCTCTGGCAAACCACTCCCTGTGGTTCCGCCGACGTCGACCAGTATCCCCATTCCCGACTGACTGCACTGAGTTCGCCCACTACAAACCTGAATGCAGGGCCGCCAGCAATGACGAAATAGAAGAACGCGTGAGCGCCACTCTCGCCACCACCTGCGGTCGTTCGACCTCTGCCAAGCGCTCGCCTTCGGTTGGTCGCTCACCCTCTCCCGCCGGAAGGCCTGGTGTGGTCAACCCGATGGTCAAATAGTACTGATCGTGCTCACCTTCCTGAAGCAGAAAACGATTGGCCGGTCGCACCGGTACGTCTTCTCCTCCTGACCAATCTCTCCCCAGCATTCTCTTCTCCTTTCGAAACCTAATTCGCTTCAGACCGTACACACGGGCGTTTGCCGTGTCAAGTGTGCCGTGCTATTCTCCCTCGCCGTGACGCAGCAGCAATTGCGGATTCGCCAGACCCAACTCCTTGAGCAAAGAACCGCCGAGGAGATCCAGCAGGCAATCAGAGACTTCGGGCTCCTTCCGTTTCGCCGTCTGGGCGCTGACATTGTCCGTGCACGCGTCTTCGAACTTCTTCACGTAACCGATTCGAACGGGGATGTTCAGAGCCCGAGCAT
Proteins encoded in this window:
- a CDS encoding ThiF family adenylyltransferase, with product MSLCAVTLLDDHAAQLRQLVLPKHGREGAAYVLFRRVRATDAWESVPLIRYLSREVVPLDSQGILSSSRNHVTTDNDGYVRLLQRAAQTDCAPGFVHGHPSGFDRFSQRDDANEAALTQLAQNRNGEDVHLVSLVFAGDTVPFGRVWTTPDSNTTFDAISTVGQQIRLHARCPDISRAAFHRQELAFGPALTRTLASLRVGVVGCGATGTATVMLLARLGVRRLLLIDNDTVETTNLNRLLAASASDVGEPKIDVTRAMVERMDLGVAVQTYKGWVGDAAVRDRLKSCDVLFGCTDDHDGRALLNRFAYFYLVPVFDMGIRINVAPDRAAVTHADARVTVLIPGARCLLCHGVVNPVQAREDDLLRRDPEEYARRRAEGEAYIRGGGVPNPAVVTFTTGVACMAVDEFVHRLTNYRHSGPIDHRVSKYHLSDERRPGADSGPCPICLDSEYWGLGDTEPFLDRVG
- a CDS encoding SAM-dependent DNA methyltransferase → MSNHDLHWIANFIWGIADDVLRDLYVRGKYRDVILPMTVLRRLDAVLEDGKQAVLDMKAVLDEHGIIEQKSSLREAAGQAFYNTSPFTLRDLRARASRQQLEADFRAYLDGFSPNVQDILDNFEFRNQIPRLSKADALGTLIERLTSPEINLSPKPVMNADGSVRHPGLDNHAVGSIFEELVRRFNEENNEEAGEHWTPRDAVRLMAKLVFLPVAEEIKSATYLLYDGACGTGGMLTVAEETLRQIGAEHGKDVATHLYGQEINAETYAICKADLLLKGEGEAADNIVGGPEHSTLANDAFPSREFDFMLSNPPYGKSWKTDLERMGGKKDMRDPRFVIEHAGDPEYSLVTRSSDGQMLFLANKLSKMKQDTPLGSRIAEVHNGSSLFTGDAGQGESNIRRWIIENDWLEAIVALPLNMFYNTGIATYVWVLTNRKAAHRRGKVQLIDATKWHRPLRKNLGKKNCELGDDDIARICDTHLAFEETEESKIFDNAAFGYWKVTVERPLRINGADPNRAYTAAEIRELKEHRKRSEDAPAIIRKIHKRGTQADPLRGLCPATIDGRSAVVEYEPDTDLRDTEQIPLQEEGGIEAFLRREVLPYAADAWYRPDNVKVGYEISFTRYFYKPKPMRTLTEIRADIMALEQQNEGLLAEILGYREPVSER
- a CDS encoding AAA family ATPase yields the protein MSITSVKFKNFKALRNYSVSLQRMNVLVGPNNSGKSTVLSAFRVLEQSLRRARSRKASLVKTPTGTVSWGHNIPENMVPISLENVHSGYTKSDSRIEVRYSRGNKIHLLFPVEGGVKMSWETAQRPPTTPAAFRKAFPEVVQTIPVLGPIEQHESVVTDETVRRAAGTPAASRHFRNYWRKNPDGFDDFRRLVENTWPGMSIQQPERLDPLRDQLTMFVSENRIDRELYWSGLGFQIWCQLLTHISRCAGSDLLVVDEPEVYLHPEVQRQLLGILREVRPDIVLATHSVEILSEADPSEILLVDKALQSARRLRDIEGVQQALDNIGSIQNLTLTELARNRRILFVESLHDYKTIRRFAKILGFDELAAGSGLTAIALGGFDSWTKIKAFAWGFKSTLGAELSIVAIFDRDYRCEEELTRLKGQLEEEIEFAHFHGRKELENYLLSPEILHRASTKAVEDRARRSGGSPEDGVDIVNILESITDSLKEKCSGQYISKYCAYFKSTGRDPATLTTEALRIFEEKWDVMQSRLEIVAGKEVLRAVRDRLQDSHGITLTDVRILDCYKAAEVPEDLAALIRRLEVFRSVAVD
- a CDS encoding 2-oxoisovalerate dehydrogenase; protein product: MTDNPSAESRARPAEIIFEVTEAVEGGYDARALGYSIYTQGENWDDLKEMARDAVRCHFDEDEVPRVIRLHLVREEAIAV
- a CDS encoding type II toxin-antitoxin system HicA family toxin — protein: MKLPRDLSGTEVARRLARHYGYRVTRTRGSHMTMTLTTGGDRHQVTVPRHRDVRIGTLDAITADVAAFLGLPKQAVRDTLFG